ACTTCGACGAGCACACCGAGCCGGTCGCCACGCGCATCGCAGCCGGTCTGCACAAGATCGGGCTCGCGATGAAGCAGCAAGCCTGGCAGCAGGCCAACGAAGAAGGGCTCTCCGCGACGCAAGGGCAGATCCTCGCGGCGCTGGTTGAGCACGGCCCGCTCACTGGCACGGAGTTGAGCAAGCGCCTCGGCGTGACGCTCCCGACCATCAGCGACTCCGTCCAGGTCCTCGTCCAAAAGAATCTCGTGACGAAGTCGCCTGACCCTCGTCATCCGCGCGCGAGCCTGCTGACGCCCACGAAGAAGGGGGCAGAGCAAGGAGCCCGCGCGCGTTCATGGCCGGAGTTCATGGCAGGTGCCGTCACCGACCTGTCCCCCGAGGAGCAACGAGCGTTCTTCACCGGCGTGATGAAGATGATCCGCTCGCTGCAGGAACAGGGGCTCGTCCCGCTCAGTGGCATGTGCGTCACCTGTACGCACTTCCGCCCGAACGTGCGTGCGGGAGCGACGCCACACCACTGTGCCTTCGTCGATGCGCCTCTCGCGGAAGACCAACTTCGCCTCGATTGCCCCGAACAAGAGAGCGCGGAGGACACGGCGCGCCAGCGAATCTGGGAACAGTTCATGCGGCCGCGCTGACGTCCTGCCCGCCGAGGAGGCCGCGCTCAGTACGGCGTCTGGGACACGGCGAGACCGGGGCTCGACTCCCAGGACGTGACGTAGTTGTCCGGGGTGCGCCGCCACCACTGGCCCCACATCACGCCGGACGAGTTCCGGTACGACCACGCGGTGTTGGAGTTATTGACCAGCCAGCTCTTGATGGACGCGTCATTGGCCGCGCCGGCCCACTTGCCCGCCCACCGCACGAAGATGCCCTTGAAGCCGGCGGTGTCGCCATGGCCGCCGTTGGCGTCGTACTCGTCATTGAGGATGTCGGCGATGTGCTGGCCCGTGAGGTTGCGGCGGGTCCAGTTCACCGCCAGCCCGCCCACGTCGCGGTAGCTCGTGTTGCCCGTGGCCTGGTAGAGCAGCGTCGACGCGCCCGCGAAGGTGCCCTGGTTGTAGGTGAAGGCCCACCAGACCTTGGTGCCGTTGGCCTGGATGTGGTCGGCCACCTGGCCGGTCGAGGGGTTGACCAGCGTGGCGCGCAGCCAGTTGTAGATCTGCTCCGCCTGCGCC
This genomic interval from Cystobacter ferrugineus contains the following:
- a CDS encoding MarR family winged helix-turn-helix transcriptional regulator, coding for MTSQRRPYFDEHTEPVATRIAAGLHKIGLAMKQQAWQQANEEGLSATQGQILAALVEHGPLTGTELSKRLGVTLPTISDSVQVLVQKNLVTKSPDPRHPRASLLTPTKKGAEQGARARSWPEFMAGAVTDLSPEEQRAFFTGVMKMIRSLQEQGLVPLSGMCVTCTHFRPNVRAGATPHHCAFVDAPLAEDQLRLDCPEQESAEDTARQRIWEQFMRPR